A single genomic interval of Camelina sativa cultivar DH55 chromosome 11, Cs, whole genome shotgun sequence harbors:
- the LOC104720816 gene encoding protein DETOXIFICATION 47, chloroplastic, which yields MLIKSQRLTLFSPLFTKPRTIPVNSHQTLIPEPVLTRRRKVGAITATPSFQGNPVVVTRRRIILERVTRNCVGIDREIEEEEEEEEKQRGDLVKESIWEQMKEIVKFTGPAMGMWICGPLMSLIDTVVIGQGSSIELAALGPGTVLCDHMSYVFMFLSVATSNMVATSLAKQDKKEAQHQISVMLFIGLVCGLMMLLLTKLFGPWAVTAFTRGKNIEIVPAANTYIQIRGLAWPFILVGLVAQSASLGMKNSWGPLKALAAATIINGLGDTILCLFLGQGIAGAAWATTASQIVSAFMMMDSLNKEGYNAYSFAIPSPQELWKISALAAPVFISIFSKIAFYSFIIYCATSMGTHVLAAHQVMAQTYRMCNVWGEPLSQTAQSFMPEMLYGVNRNLPKARTLLKSLLIIGATLGLILGGIGTAVPGLFPGVYTHDKVIITEMHRLLIPFFLALSALPMTVSLEGTLLAGRDLKFVSSVMSSSFVLGCLTLMFVTRSGYGLIGCWFVLVGFQWGRFGLYLQRLLSPGGILNSDELSPYTAEKIKSI from the exons ATGCTAATCAAATCCCAAAGATTGACtcttttctctcctctctttacCAAACCAAGAACAATTCCGGTTAACTCCCACCAAACGCTGATCCCTGAACCGGTGCTTACTCGGAGGAGAAAAGTCGGTGCAATCACCGCAACTCCGAGTTTTCAGGGAAATCCGGTGGTGGTGACTCGACGGAGGATCATATTAGAGCGAGTTACGAGGAACTGCGTCGGAATTGATCgggaaatcgaagaagaagaagaggaggaggagaagcagaGAGGGGATCTGGTGAAAGAGAGCATATGGGAACAGATGAAAGAGATCGTGAAGTTCACAGGTCCGGCGATGGGGATGTGGATTTGCGGCCCGTTGATGAGTCTCATCGACACCGTTGTCATCGGCCAAGGAAGCTCTATCGAACTCGCTGCTCTTG GACCGGGAACAGTACTGTGCGACCACATGAGTTACGTCTTCATGTTCCTCTCCGTGGCTACATCCAATATGGTCGCTACTTCTCTTGCCAAACAG GACAAGAAAGAAGCACAACATCAAATCTCTGTCATGCTCTTTATTGGATTGGTTTGTGGACTAATGATGCTTTTGCTCACTAAATTATTCGGACCTTGGGCTGTTACtg CTTTTACAAGAGGGAAGAACATTGAGATTGTACCTGCAGCTAATACATATATTcag ATTCGAGGCTTAGCGTGGCCATTTATCCTTGTTGGATTGGTTGCTCAAAGCGCAAG TCTTGGAATGAAGAACTCATGGGGACCTCTTAAGGCATTAGCTGCAGCAACGATCATTAACGGTCTTGGAGATACAATCCTATGCTTGTTTCTTGGACAAGGTATCGCCGGAGCTGCTTGGGCAACAACTGCTTCTCAG ATTGTTTCCGCTTTTATGATGATGGATTCTCTGAATAAAGAAGGCTACAATGCTTACTCTTTTGCAATCCCTTCACCGCAAGAACTGTGGAAGATCTCTGCACTCGCTGCACCTGtttttatctccattttctccAAGATTGCTTTCTACTCCTTCATCATCTACTGTGCTACTTCCATGGGAACTCACGTCTTAGCAGCTCATCAG GTGATGGCTCAAACGTACAGGATGTGCAATGTATGGGGTGAGCCACTCTCTCAAACGGCTCAGTCATTTATGCCAGAGATGTTATATGGTGTGAACCGTAACCTTCCCAAGGCTAGAACATTGCTTAAGTCCCTACTGATTATTGGAGCCACGCTTGGATTAATCTTGGGAGGTATCGGAACAGCGGTTCCAGGTCTGTTTCCTGGGGTCTACACACATGATAAAGTCATCATAACCGAG ATGCATAGATTGCTTATACCTTTCTTCTTGGCGTTGTCTGCATTGCCTATGACTGTATCCCTCGAGGGTACATTGCTG GCGGGACGTGATCTCAAATTCGTCAGTTCGGTGATGAGTTCAAGCTTCGTTCTTGGCTGTCTCACACTAATG TTCGTGACACGAAGTGGCTATGGTTTAATCGGCTGCTGGTTCGTTCTCGTCGGATTTCAATGG GGTCGGTTTGGTCTGTATCTACAGCGGCTTCTTTCACCTGGAGGCATACTTAATTCAGATGAGCTAAGTCCATATACGGCGGAGAAGATCAAATCCATTTAA
- the LOC104720815 gene encoding uncharacterized protein LOC104720815, with amino-acid sequence MERVTATPSSSSTHLIHNILRHPKPPSSVCLFLRPFCFSASISQSNKPRLQSFSSKSLPSPSTSLVAKSFSSVDKPDLQEDEESEDEEDYSAQEYEFEDELDSGVVSSVRGIEDSESEMVGLEDKEEKAEKMKKKARGSGLKLSIKEKKELASYAHSLGDKLKCQLVGKSGVTDSVVFSFLETLEKNELLKVKIRKTSPDELEDAVQHLEEATGSVAVGQIGRTVILYRPSPTKMKAEEKKKEVERMSISRKRKYTNTRPTKPFRREYSERPDGRGRRGGSRVSTA; translated from the exons ATGGAGAGAGTGACAGCAACACCGTCTTCTTCGTCGACTCACCTTATCCACAATATTCTCCGACATCCCAAACCACCGTCTTCGGTCTGTCTCTTCCTTAGACCCTTTTGCTTCTCCGCTTCAATCTCTCAGTCCAACAAGCCTCGCCTTCAATCATTCTCCTCAAAGTCTCTCCCTTCTCCTTCTACCTCACTCGTTGCGAAATCTTTCTCTTCCGTCGATAAACCAGATCTccaagaagacgaagagagcgaggatgaagaagattaCAGCGCTCAAGAATACGAATTCGAAGATGAGCTGGATAGTGGAGTGGTCTCCTCCGTGAGAGGAATTGAAGATTCGGAATCGGAGATGGTTGGTTTAGAAGATAAGGAGGAGAAagcagagaagatgaagaagaaggctcGGGGGTCGGGTTTGAAGTTGTCgataaaggagaagaaggaattgGCTTCTTACGCGCATAGTTTGGGTGATAAACTGAAATGTCAACTCGTAGGCAAATCTGGTGTTACTGACTCAGTCGTTTTCTCCTTCCTCGAGACTCTCGAGAAGAACGAGCTCTTAAAG GTGAAAATACGCAAGACATCACCCGATGAGCTAGAGGATGCGGTTCAGCATTTGGAGGAAGCGACTGGTTCGGTAGCAGTAGGGCAAATCGGGCGGACTGTGATATTGTATCGGCCTAGTCCAACCAAAATGAaagcagaggagaagaagaaggaagttgagAGAATGTCAATTAGTAGAAAGCGGAAATACACAAACACTAGACCCACTAAACCCTTT AGAAGAGAGTATTCAGAGAGACCTGATGGACGTGGACGCAGAGGCGGAAGTAGAGTTTCAACGGCTTGA